A part of Nitrospinota bacterium genomic DNA contains:
- a CDS encoding DUF1566 domain-containing protein: protein MSEQVPVPQEKDSKPKRFVEKGPHVIYDTKTKLFWLKKDSWQDKGKFFNWHESREYADRKNLRKTGGYDDWRLPSLDEAISLYGEEFQNTAKGGATIHIDPAFPEGGFKNMWLMGDTSTRRPRFDFTDGKVVPVEEYSFGATRLCRKDAVKRDHTRPPVRN, encoded by the coding sequence ATGTCTGAACAAGTTCCGGTACCTCAGGAAAAAGATTCAAAACCAAAGCGTTTTGTTGAAAAAGGTCCACATGTCATTTATGACACAAAAACCAAACTCTTTTGGTTGAAAAAAGATTCCTGGCAGGACAAGGGAAAGTTTTTCAATTGGCATGAATCGCGTGAATATGCGGATAGAAAGAATTTGCGTAAAACGGGTGGCTATGACGATTGGCGTTTGCCATCGCTTGATGAAGCAATTTCCTTGTACGGGGAAGAGTTTCAAAATACGGCTAAAGGCGGAGCAACGATTCATATCGACCCGGCATTTCCTGAGGGAGGTTTCAAAAACATGTGGCTCATGGGGGATACCTCGACCCGCCGTCCGCGTTTCGACTTTACTGATGGAAAAGTGGTTCCTGTGGAAGAATATAGCTTTGGAGCAACAAGACTTTGCCGAAAAGATGCCGTGAAAAGGGATCATACCCGACCTCCGGTCCGTAATTAA
- a CDS encoding glutaredoxin family protein, which translates to MSHYMIFGKNDCPHTKKAREDFLKQNKSFVYVNVESDPQGLEKLLEYTNGQHIVPVIVNVDEGSAEIGYTGD; encoded by the coding sequence ATGAGTCACTACATGATTTTTGGGAAAAACGATTGCCCGCACACTAAAAAAGCGCGGGAGGATTTTTTAAAGCAAAATAAATCATTTGTCTATGTGAATGTGGAGAGCGACCCTCAGGGACTCGAAAAACTGTTGGAGTATACCAACGGTCAGCACATTGTTCCGGTGATTGTCAACGTGGATGAGGGCAGTGCGGAAATTGGTTATACCGGGGATTAA
- a CDS encoding DUF1566 domain-containing protein, with translation MPDEEKLDVENQDEEKAELGSDALDEESYEGEEWLGEEEWTEEDDDLIEEAPPSFVDNGDGTVSDTRNSLMWKKSDSFEEFGYGITWYEANDYCELMNEKKFAGFDDWRLASFEDAKNIFSFTMTNYDKAGAEIHIDSAFETGQGHNTWTFEEKPDYQQYAMKFSYITGNEVWEHKDNEYSHVRIVRDDVKDNWEPEWRKDTKKFER, from the coding sequence ATGCCCGACGAAGAAAAATTGGATGTTGAAAATCAGGATGAAGAAAAAGCCGAATTGGGCTCAGATGCTCTGGATGAAGAAAGTTATGAAGGTGAGGAGTGGCTGGGTGAAGAAGAGTGGACTGAGGAAGATGACGACTTAATTGAGGAGGCCCCCCCCAGTTTTGTGGATAACGGGGATGGCACCGTCAGCGATACCCGCAACAGTTTGATGTGGAAAAAGTCGGATTCTTTTGAAGAATTTGGATACGGTATCACCTGGTATGAAGCCAATGATTATTGTGAATTAATGAACGAAAAAAAATTCGCTGGATTCGATGACTGGCGGCTGGCGAGTTTTGAAGATGCAAAAAACATCTTTTCCTTTACGATGACTAATTATGACAAGGCCGGAGCGGAGATTCACATTGATTCCGCATTCGAGACTGGGCAGGGGCACAATACCTGGACATTTGAAGAGAAACCGGATTATCAGCAGTACGCCATGAAGTTCAGCTATATAACGGGCAATGAAGTTTGGGAGCATAAAGACAACGAGTATTCCCATGTACGGATTGTGCGCGATGATGTTAAGGATAATTGGGAGCCGGAATGGCGCAAGGATACTAAAAAGTTTGAACGATAG
- a CDS encoding DUF1566 domain-containing protein, whose amino-acid sequence MPEATHNFELKDDGTVIDTEEDLQWPVKDSRQELGKWLNWDEANSYVKACNEQKYLGYNDWRLPTKSEVRSLLRNEQAYRTVFLKQKAEKPVRRVANYQAGGETSIWTCETRYDSYAWKSYFPGNREICVEQSVSTTGTSARLVRDV is encoded by the coding sequence TTGCCAGAAGCTACTCATAATTTTGAATTGAAGGATGATGGAACGGTTATTGATACCGAGGAAGATTTACAATGGCCTGTTAAGGATTCCCGGCAGGAGTTGGGAAAATGGCTCAATTGGGATGAAGCAAACAGCTATGTTAAAGCTTGTAATGAACAGAAATATTTGGGATATAATGATTGGCGACTTCCGACAAAAAGTGAAGTGCGGTCTCTATTGAGGAATGAGCAGGCCTATCGTACGGTTTTTTTGAAACAAAAAGCAGAAAAACCTGTTCGCAGGGTTGCCAATTATCAGGCGGGGGGGGAAACCAGTATCTGGACCTGTGAAACCCGTTACGATTCTTATGCCTGGAAAAGCTATTTTCCCGGTAACCGCGAGATTTGTGTTGAACAAAGCGTCTCCACGACCGGGACTTCCGCCCGGTTGGTTCGCGATGTTTAA
- a CDS encoding DUF1566 domain-containing protein gives MSEQRFIDNGDGTVSDTLTNLMWINNDSYLDTKKFVTFKQAIKYKDRKNKDAFAGFTDWRMPDKKEAQTLYDKEKNLQDKYGIDIHIDAVFIPGCGFDTWTSNTRGKITAYVYSFNNGMGGHKEVDDILNTSVRLVRGEFDSSRIQMDKIPSVRDIITQGGGWR, from the coding sequence ATGAGTGAACAAAGGTTTATTGATAATGGGGATGGAACGGTATCGGATACCCTGACGAACCTGATGTGGATAAACAATGATTCTTATCTGGATACCAAAAAATTTGTCACTTTTAAGCAGGCAATAAAATATAAAGACCGTAAAAATAAAGATGCGTTTGCGGGGTTTACGGACTGGAGAATGCCTGATAAGAAAGAAGCCCAGACTCTTTACGATAAGGAAAAAAATCTACAAGACAAATATGGAATAGATATTCACATAGATGCTGTATTTATCCCTGGATGCGGGTTCGATACCTGGACCAGTAATACCAGAGGCAAGATCACAGCCTACGTATACTCTTTTAATAACGGCATGGGCGGCCACAAGGAAGTCGATGACATTCTCAATACGAGTGTTCGGCTGGTAAGAGGGGAATTCGATTCCAGCAGGATTCAAATGGATAAAATTCCATCGGTCAGGGATATTATCACTCAGGGCGGTGGTTGGCGTTAA
- a CDS encoding tetratricopeptide repeat protein: protein MNDELLKDELDDSDDALGASDETLDSSNALAEAAEAGLVPSDGQTLTEYDEEEEIEFDLEAQIEEFRNQIDEEPENCVHHYNLGEALVELGDLEEAKDEFDLALEFDKDKEFSSVIHFSIGNLYFSKLISGIHGTVVRSSVGLHSAHKAGDTITQVNDEDYEAPIREFEAAIQDLNFLKADDDIVEYVSKNAPQQIADTYYKWASDLIDKSRQIDFYGDEIKDVKTALKYLKRTVESDPNHSQANLMVKYAKKMLQEGWKAYDEYGFEAKDIQGLG from the coding sequence ATGAATGATGAACTCCTAAAAGATGAATTGGATGATTCAGACGATGCCCTGGGTGCTTCTGACGAAACGCTGGATTCCTCCAACGCTCTTGCGGAAGCCGCAGAAGCCGGACTGGTTCCATCCGATGGACAAACCCTCACCGAGTATGATGAAGAGGAAGAGATCGAGTTTGACCTTGAAGCTCAGATAGAAGAGTTTCGCAATCAAATTGATGAAGAGCCGGAAAACTGCGTTCATCATTACAATCTGGGAGAGGCTTTGGTTGAACTGGGAGACCTGGAAGAAGCCAAGGACGAATTTGATCTGGCCTTGGAGTTTGATAAGGACAAGGAATTCAGCTCGGTCATTCATTTTTCGATTGGCAACTTGTATTTTAGCAAACTCATATCCGGGATTCACGGAACAGTCGTCAGGAGTTCTGTGGGCCTGCATTCCGCGCACAAAGCGGGAGACACCATCACTCAGGTGAATGATGAAGATTATGAGGCCCCGATCCGTGAGTTTGAGGCGGCGATTCAGGATCTGAACTTTCTGAAGGCGGATGATGACATTGTAGAATACGTCAGCAAAAATGCCCCCCAGCAAATCGCTGACACTTATTACAAATGGGCTTCTGACCTTATCGATAAGTCGCGGCAAATAGATTTTTATGGAGATGAAATCAAGGATGTAAAAACCGCTCTGAAATACCTTAAAAGAACTGTGGAGAGCGATCCCAATCATTCCCAGGCCAATCTGATGGTCAAATATGCAAAAAAAATGCTTCAGGAAGGGTGGAAGGCGTATGATGAATATGGATTTGAAGCCAAAGATATTCAAGGACTCGGTTAA
- a CDS encoding DUF1566 domain-containing protein: MSKAIHLKKKLTTRGVSVIVIFAGALFFFLQTMAVAETNKGEGDPIFGGQILSLTDPNKGLAPSNDPRYQDNQDGTVTDLKEGLMWKKQDSYQEQKKWLNWEMAQNYIQEINDKRFGGYDDWKLPSRKELASLYEKDKIIPWNYYWTVNEVHMDPIFGNTSCCFWSSEGFKEDFAWTFNFIRGKAYPSPKGGPGLSLSTIRLVRSIGQGEKAAQK; this comes from the coding sequence ATGTCGAAAGCCATACATTTAAAGAAAAAATTAACGACTCGGGGTGTCTCCGTGATAGTTATTTTTGCAGGCGCGTTGTTTTTTTTTCTGCAGACGATGGCTGTTGCCGAGACGAATAAAGGCGAGGGCGATCCGATATTCGGCGGGCAGATTTTATCTTTGACCGACCCGAATAAGGGGTTGGCCCCCTCCAATGATCCAAGGTATCAGGATAATCAGGACGGCACAGTGACCGACCTTAAGGAAGGGTTGATGTGGAAAAAGCAGGACTCCTATCAAGAACAAAAAAAATGGCTCAACTGGGAGATGGCGCAAAATTATATACAGGAAATTAATGATAAGCGCTTTGGTGGTTACGACGACTGGAAATTACCTTCCCGAAAAGAATTAGCTTCTCTCTACGAAAAAGATAAAATAATTCCCTGGAATTATTATTGGACAGTCAACGAAGTTCATATGGACCCTATTTTTGGCAACACCAGTTGTTGTTTCTGGTCGAGTGAAGGGTTTAAGGAGGATTTTGCGTGGACCTTCAATTTTATTCGGGGTAAAGCCTATCCCAGCCCCAAGGGCGGGCCGGGCCTCTCTTTGTCGACGATCCGCCTGGTGAGAAGCATTGGTCAAGGTGAAAAAGCTGCGCAAAAATGA
- a CDS encoding NHL repeat-containing protein, with protein sequence MSEQSPKENNQLAAQDDLLPKDAIAIMDGASLPEERPEKIAVDHSKLYVWVADSGNDRIQKFDGNGKFLFSFGRSGGTRPPYSPGEFKTPNAVTVDSNGYIWVADTGCHRIQKFDADGDFLHEFGSEGWGQEKFYWPEGIIAEATGTILVVDTHNHCVKRYDDDGDFLLSFGFAGDFDGFLKFPTGIALDKEGNIYIADRDNQRIQIFNEDGQFLSKFGEYGSEQGRLNYPSGIEARRDGTILVAEKSQNRLQLFSREGESLGVIGEHGKRDGQFNCPVSLVEDPYGYVFVVDTINQRIQKLDPDLNFVSKWGVVGKEPGEFKNPNGICLSWEPDWAPTEE encoded by the coding sequence ATGTCAGAACAGTCACCCAAGGAAAATAATCAGCTGGCGGCACAGGACGACCTCCTTCCGAAGGATGCGATTGCGATCATGGATGGAGCGTCTCTTCCGGAAGAGCGGCCAGAGAAAATTGCTGTCGATCATTCCAAGTTATATGTCTGGGTTGCTGATTCAGGGAACGACCGGATACAGAAATTTGATGGAAACGGGAAATTCCTTTTTTCTTTCGGTCGTTCTGGTGGTACCCGCCCACCCTACTCTCCCGGAGAGTTTAAAACGCCGAATGCGGTCACCGTGGATTCCAATGGCTATATCTGGGTGGCGGATACAGGATGCCACCGGATACAGAAATTTGATGCCGATGGTGACTTCCTGCACGAATTTGGCAGCGAAGGCTGGGGGCAGGAGAAATTTTACTGGCCTGAGGGCATCATCGCAGAGGCCACAGGAACCATTCTTGTTGTCGATACTCACAATCATTGCGTCAAGCGTTACGATGATGATGGTGATTTCCTGTTGAGCTTTGGTTTCGCTGGCGATTTTGACGGGTTTCTTAAGTTTCCGACAGGGATCGCGCTGGATAAGGAAGGTAATATTTATATTGCTGACCGGGACAATCAAAGGATTCAGATTTTTAACGAAGATGGTCAGTTTTTGTCCAAATTTGGAGAGTATGGTTCTGAGCAGGGCAGGCTTAATTACCCCAGTGGGATTGAAGCCCGAAGGGATGGAACCATTCTGGTCGCTGAAAAAAGTCAAAACCGGTTGCAATTATTTTCCCGTGAGGGAGAGAGCCTGGGCGTTATCGGTGAGCACGGAAAAAGAGATGGTCAGTTCAATTGCCCTGTGTCTTTGGTCGAGGACCCCTACGGGTATGTGTTCGTTGTCGATACCATCAATCAGAGGATTCAGAAATTGGATCCAGATCTGAACTTTGTTTCCAAATGGGGGGTGGTTGGCAAGGAGCCGGGAGAATTTAAGAACCCCAACGGAATTTGCCTCTCCTGGGAACCGGATTGGGCGCCTACAGAGGAATAG
- a CDS encoding radical SAM protein: MKSALIFPPQWFPSQPYLALPTLKAYLENKGHVVDQFDFNIECYEVFLSREYLTRCVEIIRHRLSQPAYTSADREAQSVYRQILSDPGYLETIFSEVKDAANVLRTEELFFQFPLYKKAFTTLKIAMKLISFAHHPSKIDLESFFMQGTPEENLAGIVSATADSVSNPYLALYQDHLLSQVAWEDYGLVGISIIHVGQVIPGLTLARLLRKQYPNLHIVIGGSVFARHQDIMEDKQALFEEFFHSIILFEGEEPLDQLIVHLKENKPLSTVPNLIYMENGAVKRNGKSKALPYEQLARPTFDGLPLEKYLMPYPVLPYMASRGCYWGKCTFCTHSFIYDSYYRKDNEQRVAEDLDYLGKRYKTKYFTFSDEAISPSAFRRMSSAILSKGVQMRALGMLKFESGNVETPELFEEMHRAGFIMLFFGLESANDRILSIIDKGCDQATEKLVLKNSSDAGIWNHLYLFFGFPTEERHEAEDTIQFTVENSELGTGIIHSVGQSTFALEKDSAVYHNPAKFKIDRIIHDPDRDMAIVFDFDIQAGMPQEEVMDVYEHFNSVIQENFPSRNIWNFLSREHFLLYLDRFGKEEILNMAKDEELMTQA, translated from the coding sequence ATGAAATCAGCCCTCATTTTTCCACCGCAGTGGTTTCCCAGTCAGCCTTACCTGGCATTGCCCACATTAAAGGCCTATCTGGAAAATAAAGGACATGTTGTCGATCAATTCGATTTCAACATTGAATGCTATGAGGTTTTTCTTTCACGGGAATATTTGACCCGTTGCGTTGAAATCATTCGTCATCGCCTCTCGCAACCGGCGTATACCTCTGCCGATCGGGAGGCGCAATCCGTCTACCGGCAAATTCTATCGGACCCAGGTTACCTCGAAACTATTTTCTCCGAAGTCAAAGATGCCGCCAATGTTCTGCGCACCGAAGAATTGTTTTTTCAATTCCCTCTGTATAAAAAAGCCTTCACCACCCTGAAAATCGCCATGAAACTCATTTCGTTTGCGCATCACCCGAGCAAAATCGATTTGGAGTCATTTTTCATGCAGGGAACCCCGGAGGAAAATCTTGCCGGCATTGTGTCCGCAACAGCGGATTCTGTCAGCAATCCTTACCTCGCCCTTTACCAGGACCACCTGTTGTCTCAGGTCGCATGGGAAGATTACGGGCTGGTGGGAATATCCATCATCCATGTAGGGCAAGTGATACCGGGACTGACGTTGGCGCGTCTGTTACGCAAGCAATACCCCAATTTGCACATCGTCATCGGTGGAAGTGTGTTTGCCCGCCATCAAGACATTATGGAAGACAAGCAAGCCCTCTTCGAAGAGTTTTTCCACAGCATCATTTTGTTCGAGGGTGAGGAACCTCTGGACCAGCTCATCGTTCACTTGAAAGAAAACAAACCCCTGAGCACGGTTCCCAATCTGATCTATATGGAAAACGGGGCCGTCAAGCGCAACGGAAAATCCAAAGCCCTGCCCTATGAACAGCTGGCGCGACCCACCTTCGACGGTCTGCCGCTGGAAAAATATCTGATGCCCTACCCTGTCCTGCCGTATATGGCCAGCCGCGGATGTTACTGGGGCAAGTGCACTTTCTGCACGCACAGTTTTATTTACGACTCCTACTACCGCAAGGATAACGAACAGCGGGTGGCGGAGGATCTTGACTACCTGGGCAAACGTTACAAAACCAAATATTTCACCTTCTCGGATGAAGCCATCTCTCCCAGCGCCTTCCGCAGAATGTCGTCAGCCATCCTTTCAAAGGGCGTACAGATGCGGGCTCTGGGGATGCTCAAATTCGAGTCCGGCAATGTGGAAACCCCGGAGTTGTTTGAAGAGATGCACCGTGCCGGATTCATCATGCTGTTTTTTGGATTGGAAAGCGCCAACGACCGCATCCTTTCCATCATCGACAAGGGTTGCGATCAGGCCACGGAAAAACTGGTCCTGAAAAACAGCTCCGACGCCGGAATATGGAATCATCTTTATTTGTTTTTTGGGTTCCCGACGGAGGAGCGTCACGAAGCGGAAGACACCATTCAGTTCACCGTGGAAAACAGCGAATTGGGAACAGGAATCATTCATTCCGTCGGGCAGTCCACCTTTGCGCTGGAAAAAGATTCCGCCGTCTATCACAATCCGGCCAAATTCAAGATCGACCGGATCATTCACGACCCGGACCGGGACATGGCCATCGTTTTCGATTTTGACATTCAGGCAGGCATGCCTCAGGAAGAGGTTATGGATGTTTACGAGCATTTCAACTCAGTCATCCAGGAAAATTTTCCATCCCGAAACATATGGAATTTTCTGTCCCGTGAGCATTTCCTCCTTTACCTGGACCGTTTCGGCAAGGAAGAAATTCTCAATATGGCCAAAGACGAGGAATTGATGACCCAGGCCTGA
- a CDS encoding tetratricopeptide repeat protein translates to MAEAKGNPTDWVTMKIDPEIFEELGVRDPEQIKLETKIMKKVRQVRKELKSDPDNAEKLNELATYYMDGGNYNDAIEVLRKVLSKDNQNGRAYKLIGTAYSLSNHEDEAIRELNRAAELCPDDPEIHFNLGGVYMLQEYFHNAVQSFQKAIKLDPTDITAYANLAAAYDMQMMYEEEILVLKKVLMFSPEDKELRSALSTSYFNANHYEEALNAALCVVEIDEKDPQAYCNLGSCYSVSNMIDEAIGAFNKASELDPEYNLPHTNLGSLYATMGRLEKAIKEFKMAVSLNRSDALAWYNLYNCYKEIGRFEDSQEAYGAYEKLMKNMGVSEGDGAPTAGNNPSNIPGGVSQTGGYAGGGDMSGNAAGMETLVDDTEPK, encoded by the coding sequence ATGGCCGAGGCAAAAGGCAATCCTACGGATTGGGTCACCATGAAAATCGACCCTGAAATTTTTGAGGAACTTGGGGTCAGGGATCCGGAGCAAATCAAGCTGGAAACCAAAATTATGAAAAAGGTTCGTCAGGTAAGAAAAGAATTAAAAAGCGACCCTGACAATGCTGAAAAATTGAATGAACTGGCCACTTACTATATGGATGGTGGAAACTATAATGACGCCATCGAAGTTTTGAGAAAAGTCCTCAGCAAGGACAACCAGAATGGCCGGGCTTACAAGTTGATCGGCACCGCTTACAGCTTATCCAACCATGAAGACGAAGCCATCCGGGAATTGAATCGCGCCGCAGAGCTATGCCCCGATGACCCGGAAATTCACTTTAATCTTGGCGGCGTCTATATGCTGCAGGAATATTTCCACAACGCCGTCCAGAGTTTCCAAAAAGCGATCAAACTGGACCCCACCGATATCACGGCATATGCGAACCTGGCCGCCGCTTACGATATGCAGATGATGTATGAAGAAGAAATCTTGGTATTGAAAAAAGTATTGATGTTCAGTCCCGAAGACAAGGAACTGCGTTCCGCGCTTTCCACGTCCTATTTTAACGCCAACCATTATGAGGAAGCCCTCAACGCCGCTTTGTGTGTGGTGGAAATTGATGAAAAAGACCCTCAGGCTTATTGCAACCTGGGCAGTTGCTACTCGGTCAGTAATATGATCGACGAAGCCATTGGGGCGTTTAATAAAGCCAGCGAACTGGACCCTGAATACAACTTGCCACACACCAACCTGGGCAGTCTTTACGCGACCATGGGAAGGCTGGAAAAAGCGATCAAGGAATTCAAAATGGCCGTTTCATTGAACCGTAGCGATGCCCTCGCCTGGTACAATCTGTATAATTGCTATAAGGAAATCGGTCGGTTCGAAGATTCCCAGGAAGCCTACGGCGCCTATGAAAAATTGATGAAGAACATGGGAGTCTCAGAAGGCGACGGAGCGCCGACGGCGGGCAACAATCCTTCCAATATTCCCGGCGGGGTTTCCCAAACCGGCGGATATGCCGGCGGCGGAGACATGTCCGGCAACGCGGCTGGAATGGAAACACTCGTAGACGATACAGAACCAAAATGA
- a CDS encoding NAD(P)H-dependent oxidoreductase, with product MSKIVIIQGSLNKDSKTALVVAETEKVLRSRKLDFETLDLRTLNLQFCDGRSLTDYNEDMQKAYRLLESAQAYIFAVPVYCWSMSGVVKNFIDIIAGALENKVAGILCNAGGNRSFMSSADLINVLFYESGVMTVHPIVYTSDGDFADGKLIAEKPLAKIPIMLDALEKQVFG from the coding sequence ATGTCAAAAATCGTGATCATTCAGGGAAGCCTGAACAAAGATTCCAAAACCGCGCTCGTGGTGGCGGAAACGGAAAAGGTGTTGCGATCCCGAAAGCTGGATTTCGAAACTCTGGATCTACGCACGTTGAACCTGCAGTTTTGCGATGGCAGGAGCCTTACGGATTACAACGAAGACATGCAGAAGGCTTATCGTCTGTTGGAATCCGCCCAGGCGTATATATTTGCTGTTCCGGTCTATTGCTGGTCGATGTCCGGCGTGGTGAAAAACTTCATCGACATCATAGCAGGCGCCTTGGAGAACAAGGTCGCAGGCATTCTCTGCAACGCCGGCGGCAACCGCTCGTTCATGTCTTCTGCAGATTTAATCAATGTGTTGTTTTACGAGTCCGGCGTGATGACCGTTCATCCCATCGTCTACACCAGCGATGGGGATTTTGCAGACGGAAAGCTTATCGCCGAAAAACCCCTCGCCAAAATCCCCATCATGCTCGATGCGTTGGAGAAGCAGGTTTTTGGGTGA
- a CDS encoding NHL repeat-containing protein produces MSEDNRDNEEEINRDDAVDDSDSPESEESEGEETAMMESDESDEIDEFEEDEDLDEFEEAEEGVEVEVGACMVIGQGDMSISQANRGADDPGDNTLAEPQFMARYGDYFFVSDRGNHRVLVWEQPPEESGEPAGLVLGQEDFADCLENRGMTTTLDEMTSGLGDESLDGFTISKAEEDTISQPAGIAVIDGKLYVVDSGNHRVIRYAGLPTEDGETPNLVMGQDNLDCNEANRDGLVGSGSLFFPMGLCSGDDQHVFVADKDNHRVLVWNKIPFNNGWNADLCLGQAAMDEREPNRGEFDNVGPDTLSFPTGVFYHAESGKVFVVDQGNHRVLIWNKLPNELGRAADIVIGQKDFHSREPNAGKGHSRANEQGLYFPTDVVFGRAGLFVSDTHNHRVLYWKEVPTENGQPADLVLGQKNFNESGPNRNGSVTGSTFNDPFGLLLEEDPEDDWDDADIEEGAEGEGEAEKLKFKLYVADRGNARIVIWDELPPSPKAAEEEEDMQYLVQDDPQALIGEDDEDDDFWAEEEEEGQEEEGRSKEIPSV; encoded by the coding sequence ATGTCTGAAGACAACAGAGACAACGAGGAAGAAATCAATCGGGATGACGCAGTCGATGACTCCGATTCTCCGGAGTCGGAAGAGAGCGAAGGTGAAGAAACTGCAATGATGGAGTCCGATGAATCGGACGAGATCGATGAGTTTGAGGAAGATGAAGACCTCGATGAATTTGAGGAAGCCGAAGAAGGGGTTGAAGTTGAGGTTGGCGCCTGTATGGTCATTGGTCAGGGAGATATGTCCATCAGCCAGGCCAACCGGGGGGCGGATGATCCCGGTGACAATACCCTGGCGGAGCCGCAATTCATGGCCCGATATGGCGACTATTTCTTTGTGTCCGACCGTGGCAACCACAGGGTTCTCGTTTGGGAACAACCTCCCGAAGAAAGTGGCGAACCGGCAGGTCTGGTTCTTGGCCAGGAGGACTTCGCCGATTGTCTGGAGAACCGGGGGATGACCACCACTCTGGATGAAATGACCTCCGGTCTGGGTGATGAAAGTCTGGACGGGTTCACAATCAGCAAAGCGGAAGAGGACACCATTTCCCAGCCCGCGGGAATAGCCGTGATCGACGGAAAATTGTATGTGGTCGACAGTGGTAATCACCGTGTCATTCGTTACGCCGGGTTGCCCACGGAAGATGGCGAGACCCCCAACCTTGTTATGGGACAGGACAATCTCGATTGTAACGAGGCCAACCGGGATGGTCTGGTCGGATCGGGTTCGTTGTTTTTTCCGATGGGTCTTTGCTCGGGAGATGATCAGCATGTGTTCGTTGCCGATAAAGACAATCATCGTGTATTGGTCTGGAATAAAATCCCCTTCAACAATGGCTGGAATGCAGACTTGTGCCTGGGACAGGCTGCCATGGATGAACGCGAACCCAACCGGGGCGAGTTTGACAATGTAGGACCCGATACCCTGAGTTTTCCGACAGGGGTTTTCTACCATGCAGAAAGTGGCAAAGTGTTCGTGGTCGATCAGGGAAACCATCGCGTTCTGATCTGGAACAAACTTCCCAACGAATTGGGCCGGGCGGCGGATATCGTCATCGGACAAAAGGATTTCCACAGCCGGGAACCCAATGCGGGAAAAGGACACAGCCGAGCCAACGAGCAGGGACTTTATTTTCCGACGGATGTCGTTTTTGGCCGGGCCGGACTCTTTGTTTCCGACACGCACAATCATCGTGTTCTCTACTGGAAGGAAGTTCCCACGGAAAACGGACAGCCGGCGGATCTGGTCCTGGGGCAAAAAAACTTCAACGAGAGCGGTCCCAACCGCAACGGCAGTGTAACAGGTTCCACATTCAACGATCCCTTCGGTTTGTTGCTGGAAGAGGACCCGGAAGACGATTGGGATGACGCCGACATCGAAGAGGGTGCCGAGGGTGAAGGTGAAGCAGAAAAGCTTAAGTTCAAACTCTATGTCGCGGATCGAGGCAATGCCAGGATCGTTATATGGGATGAACTGCCACCGTCTCCTAAAGCTGCGGAAGAAGAGGAAGATATGCAATACCTCGTTCAGGATGACCCTCAAGCCCTCATAGGCGAAGATGATGAAGACGATGACTTCTGGGCAGAGGAAGAAGAGGAAGGCCAGGAGGAAGAAGGGCGGTCGAAAGAAATCCCTTCCGTCTGA